The Coffea arabica cultivar ET-39 chromosome 9e, Coffea Arabica ET-39 HiFi, whole genome shotgun sequence genome has a window encoding:
- the LOC140004039 gene encoding probable galacturonosyltransferase 3 isoform X1 — protein MSASLLSIILFYFPVIVHALLVKAQASNLFTFDRESRHFSQLNDCPQCVDTGEQGRIESASQQEEKDIDIIVTCNDLSGSMKMWSVKSRDLSASWVWKDPGGVNGHTLSSKVLGDPLKLELLLNESDQHSGERRYHGSEIQHQLVSPLHPMKLKRRMLRQERRERRTAELIQQNKETDDKMQEAAIERAREFDDTVKGKYSIWRKEYENPNSDSTLKLMRDQIIMARAYATIAKAKNEMVLYDSLIKHSRESQFAIGEATSDVELQPSAFDRAKEMGHILSTAKDQLYDCITIARKLRAMLQSAEGSLNGKKKKSAFLIQLAAKTVTRPMHCIPLLLTTDYYLHGYQDKDFPDKEKLEDPSLYHYAIFSDNVLATSVVVNSTVLHAKEPEKHVFHIVTDKLNFAAMKMWFLVNPPAGAVIQVENVDEFTWLNSSYCPVLRQLESAKMKDYYFKAHQASSITSGADQLKYRNPKYLSMLNHLRFYLPEVYPKLDKILFLDDDIVVQKDLTPLWSVDLQGRVNGAVETCKESFHRFDKYLNFSNPKISENFDPNACGWAFGMNVFDLKDWRKRNITGIYHHWQEMNEERTLWKLGTLPPGLITFYNLTYPLERSWHVLGLGYDPALNQTAIENAAVVHYNGNYKPWLDLAIAKYKSYWSAYVMFDNPYLRLCNVDER, from the exons ATGTCTGCATCTCTGCTTTCCATCATCCTATTCTACTTCCCG GTCATCGTACATGCTCTCCTAGTTAAAGCACAAGCTTCAAACTTGTTCACATT TGATAGAGAGAGCAGACATTTTTCCCAGCTTAATGATTGCCCGCAGTGTGTTGACACGGGG GAACAAGGGCGAATAGAATCTGCTAGTCAACAGGAGGAAAAG GATATTGACATAATAGTGACATGTAATGACCTTTCTGGTTCTATGAAAATGTGGAGTGTGAAATCTAGAGACCTGTCTGCTTCCTGGGTATGGAAAGACCCTGGTGGTGTAAATGGTCATACTTTAAGTTCAAAG GTGTTAGGTGATCCTCTCAAACTTGAACTTTTGTTAAACGAAAGTGATCAACATTCTGGTGAAAGACGTTACCATGGAAGTGAAATACAGCATCAGTTAGTATCTCCACTGCATCCTATGAAGCTCAAGCGGCGG ATGTTACGTCAAGAAAGGAGAGAACGACGGACTGCAGAACtgatccaacaaaataaagagACTGATGATAAAATGCAAGAAGCTGCCATTGAACGAGCAAGAGAATTTGACGACACTGTCAAAGGTAAATACAGTATATGGAGGAAGGAGTATGAAAATCCTAACTCTGACTCTACACTGAAACTAATGCGCGATCAGATCATAATGGCAAGAgcttatgcaaccatagcaaAGGCTAAGAATGAGATGGTTTTATATGATTCTCTCATCAAGCATTCTAGAGAAAGTCAATTTGCAATTGGAGAGGCAACATCTGATGTTGAACTTCAGCCAAG TGCTTTTGATAGAGCAAAAGAGATGGGTCATATATTGTCTACAGCAAAGGACCAGCTATATGATTGTATAACAATAGCAAGGAAGTTGAGGGCCATGCTCCAGTCAGCTGAAGGGAGTCTAAacggaaagaagaaaaaaagtgcATTTCTTATACAGTTAGCTGCAAAAACAGTCACCAGACCTATGCATTGCATTCCGTTGCTTCTGACAACAGACTACTACTTGCATGGTTATCAGGATAAGGACTTCCCTGACAAAGAAAAGCTTGAAGATCCTTCTTTATACCATTATGCTATCTTTTCTGATAATGTGCTTGCGACATCTGTGGTCGTAAACTCAACGGTGCTGCATGCAAAGGAGCCTGAAAAGCATGTTTTCCATATAGTAACTGATAAATTAAACTTTGCGGCAATGAAAATGTGGTTTCTAGTCAATCCTCCTGCTGGCGCAGTGATCCAAGTTGAGAATGTAGATGAATTTACGTGGCTCAACTCGTCTTATTGCCCTGTTTTACGTCAGCTTGAATCAgctaaaatgaaagattatTACTTCAAGGCACATCAAGCCTCTTCTATCACATCTGGTGCAGATCAACTCAAGTACAGAAATCCAAAATACTTGTCCATGTTAAATCACCTTCGATTTTACCTTCCCGAGGTTTACCCGAAGCTGGATAAGATATTGTTTCTGGATGATGATATTGTGGTTCAGAAGGATCTAACACCACTTTGGTCTGTTGATCTGCAAGGGAGGGTAAATGGCGCTGTGGAGACTTGCAAGGAGAGCTTTCACAGATTCGACAAATACCTGAACTTCTCTAATCCAAAGATATCTGAGAATTTCGATCCAAACGCTTGTGGTTGGGCTTTTGGTATGAATGTTTTCGATTTGAAGGATTGGAGGAAGCGCAACATTACGGGAATATATCATCACTGGCAGGAAATG AATGAGGAGAGAACTCTTTGGAAACTTGGAACGCTGCCGCCGGGGCTGATCACCTTTTATAACTTAACCTATCCCCTTGAGAGGAGCTGGCATGTGTTGGGGCTGGGGTATGATCCTGCCCTCAACCAAACGGCAATCGAGAATGCCGCCGTGGTGCATTACAACGGAAACTACAAGCCATGGTTGGATCTTGCCATTGCCAAGTACAAGTCTTACTGGTCTGCATATGTAATGTTTGATAATCCTTATCTTCGCCTTTGCAATGTAGACGAGCGGTGA
- the LOC140004039 gene encoding probable galacturonosyltransferase 3 isoform X3: MKMWSVKSRDLSASWVWKDPGGVNGHTLSSKVLGDPLKLELLLNESDQHSGERRYHGSEIQHQLVSPLHPMKLKRRMLRQERRERRTAELIQQNKETDDKMQEAAIERAREFDDTVKGKYSIWRKEYENPNSDSTLKLMRDQIIMARAYATIAKAKNEMVLYDSLIKHSRESQFAIGEATSDVELQPSAFDRAKEMGHILSTAKDQLYDCITIARKLRAMLQSAEGSLNGKKKKSAFLIQLAAKTVTRPMHCIPLLLTTDYYLHGYQDKDFPDKEKLEDPSLYHYAIFSDNVLATSVVVNSTVLHAKEPEKHVFHIVTDKLNFAAMKMWFLVNPPAGAVIQVENVDEFTWLNSSYCPVLRQLESAKMKDYYFKAHQASSITSGADQLKYRNPKYLSMLNHLRFYLPEVYPKLDKILFLDDDIVVQKDLTPLWSVDLQGRVNGAVETCKESFHRFDKYLNFSNPKISENFDPNACGWAFGMNVFDLKDWRKRNITGIYHHWQEMNEERTLWKLGTLPPGLITFYNLTYPLERSWHVLGLGYDPALNQTAIENAAVVHYNGNYKPWLDLAIAKYKSYWSAYVMFDNPYLRLCNVDER, encoded by the exons ATGAAAATGTGGAGTGTGAAATCTAGAGACCTGTCTGCTTCCTGGGTATGGAAAGACCCTGGTGGTGTAAATGGTCATACTTTAAGTTCAAAG GTGTTAGGTGATCCTCTCAAACTTGAACTTTTGTTAAACGAAAGTGATCAACATTCTGGTGAAAGACGTTACCATGGAAGTGAAATACAGCATCAGTTAGTATCTCCACTGCATCCTATGAAGCTCAAGCGGCGG ATGTTACGTCAAGAAAGGAGAGAACGACGGACTGCAGAACtgatccaacaaaataaagagACTGATGATAAAATGCAAGAAGCTGCCATTGAACGAGCAAGAGAATTTGACGACACTGTCAAAGGTAAATACAGTATATGGAGGAAGGAGTATGAAAATCCTAACTCTGACTCTACACTGAAACTAATGCGCGATCAGATCATAATGGCAAGAgcttatgcaaccatagcaaAGGCTAAGAATGAGATGGTTTTATATGATTCTCTCATCAAGCATTCTAGAGAAAGTCAATTTGCAATTGGAGAGGCAACATCTGATGTTGAACTTCAGCCAAG TGCTTTTGATAGAGCAAAAGAGATGGGTCATATATTGTCTACAGCAAAGGACCAGCTATATGATTGTATAACAATAGCAAGGAAGTTGAGGGCCATGCTCCAGTCAGCTGAAGGGAGTCTAAacggaaagaagaaaaaaagtgcATTTCTTATACAGTTAGCTGCAAAAACAGTCACCAGACCTATGCATTGCATTCCGTTGCTTCTGACAACAGACTACTACTTGCATGGTTATCAGGATAAGGACTTCCCTGACAAAGAAAAGCTTGAAGATCCTTCTTTATACCATTATGCTATCTTTTCTGATAATGTGCTTGCGACATCTGTGGTCGTAAACTCAACGGTGCTGCATGCAAAGGAGCCTGAAAAGCATGTTTTCCATATAGTAACTGATAAATTAAACTTTGCGGCAATGAAAATGTGGTTTCTAGTCAATCCTCCTGCTGGCGCAGTGATCCAAGTTGAGAATGTAGATGAATTTACGTGGCTCAACTCGTCTTATTGCCCTGTTTTACGTCAGCTTGAATCAgctaaaatgaaagattatTACTTCAAGGCACATCAAGCCTCTTCTATCACATCTGGTGCAGATCAACTCAAGTACAGAAATCCAAAATACTTGTCCATGTTAAATCACCTTCGATTTTACCTTCCCGAGGTTTACCCGAAGCTGGATAAGATATTGTTTCTGGATGATGATATTGTGGTTCAGAAGGATCTAACACCACTTTGGTCTGTTGATCTGCAAGGGAGGGTAAATGGCGCTGTGGAGACTTGCAAGGAGAGCTTTCACAGATTCGACAAATACCTGAACTTCTCTAATCCAAAGATATCTGAGAATTTCGATCCAAACGCTTGTGGTTGGGCTTTTGGTATGAATGTTTTCGATTTGAAGGATTGGAGGAAGCGCAACATTACGGGAATATATCATCACTGGCAGGAAATG AATGAGGAGAGAACTCTTTGGAAACTTGGAACGCTGCCGCCGGGGCTGATCACCTTTTATAACTTAACCTATCCCCTTGAGAGGAGCTGGCATGTGTTGGGGCTGGGGTATGATCCTGCCCTCAACCAAACGGCAATCGAGAATGCCGCCGTGGTGCATTACAACGGAAACTACAAGCCATGGTTGGATCTTGCCATTGCCAAGTACAAGTCTTACTGGTCTGCATATGTAATGTTTGATAATCCTTATCTTCGCCTTTGCAATGTAGACGAGCGGTGA
- the LOC140004039 gene encoding probable galacturonosyltransferase 3 isoform X2 has protein sequence MELFSIVVQDIDIIVTCNDLSGSMKMWSVKSRDLSASWVWKDPGGVNGHTLSSKVLGDPLKLELLLNESDQHSGERRYHGSEIQHQLVSPLHPMKLKRRMLRQERRERRTAELIQQNKETDDKMQEAAIERAREFDDTVKGKYSIWRKEYENPNSDSTLKLMRDQIIMARAYATIAKAKNEMVLYDSLIKHSRESQFAIGEATSDVELQPSAFDRAKEMGHILSTAKDQLYDCITIARKLRAMLQSAEGSLNGKKKKSAFLIQLAAKTVTRPMHCIPLLLTTDYYLHGYQDKDFPDKEKLEDPSLYHYAIFSDNVLATSVVVNSTVLHAKEPEKHVFHIVTDKLNFAAMKMWFLVNPPAGAVIQVENVDEFTWLNSSYCPVLRQLESAKMKDYYFKAHQASSITSGADQLKYRNPKYLSMLNHLRFYLPEVYPKLDKILFLDDDIVVQKDLTPLWSVDLQGRVNGAVETCKESFHRFDKYLNFSNPKISENFDPNACGWAFGMNVFDLKDWRKRNITGIYHHWQEMNEERTLWKLGTLPPGLITFYNLTYPLERSWHVLGLGYDPALNQTAIENAAVVHYNGNYKPWLDLAIAKYKSYWSAYVMFDNPYLRLCNVDER, from the exons ATGGAGCTGTTTAGTATTGTTGTGCAGGATATTGACATAATAGTGACATGTAATGACCTTTCTGGTTCTATGAAAATGTGGAGTGTGAAATCTAGAGACCTGTCTGCTTCCTGGGTATGGAAAGACCCTGGTGGTGTAAATGGTCATACTTTAAGTTCAAAG GTGTTAGGTGATCCTCTCAAACTTGAACTTTTGTTAAACGAAAGTGATCAACATTCTGGTGAAAGACGTTACCATGGAAGTGAAATACAGCATCAGTTAGTATCTCCACTGCATCCTATGAAGCTCAAGCGGCGG ATGTTACGTCAAGAAAGGAGAGAACGACGGACTGCAGAACtgatccaacaaaataaagagACTGATGATAAAATGCAAGAAGCTGCCATTGAACGAGCAAGAGAATTTGACGACACTGTCAAAGGTAAATACAGTATATGGAGGAAGGAGTATGAAAATCCTAACTCTGACTCTACACTGAAACTAATGCGCGATCAGATCATAATGGCAAGAgcttatgcaaccatagcaaAGGCTAAGAATGAGATGGTTTTATATGATTCTCTCATCAAGCATTCTAGAGAAAGTCAATTTGCAATTGGAGAGGCAACATCTGATGTTGAACTTCAGCCAAG TGCTTTTGATAGAGCAAAAGAGATGGGTCATATATTGTCTACAGCAAAGGACCAGCTATATGATTGTATAACAATAGCAAGGAAGTTGAGGGCCATGCTCCAGTCAGCTGAAGGGAGTCTAAacggaaagaagaaaaaaagtgcATTTCTTATACAGTTAGCTGCAAAAACAGTCACCAGACCTATGCATTGCATTCCGTTGCTTCTGACAACAGACTACTACTTGCATGGTTATCAGGATAAGGACTTCCCTGACAAAGAAAAGCTTGAAGATCCTTCTTTATACCATTATGCTATCTTTTCTGATAATGTGCTTGCGACATCTGTGGTCGTAAACTCAACGGTGCTGCATGCAAAGGAGCCTGAAAAGCATGTTTTCCATATAGTAACTGATAAATTAAACTTTGCGGCAATGAAAATGTGGTTTCTAGTCAATCCTCCTGCTGGCGCAGTGATCCAAGTTGAGAATGTAGATGAATTTACGTGGCTCAACTCGTCTTATTGCCCTGTTTTACGTCAGCTTGAATCAgctaaaatgaaagattatTACTTCAAGGCACATCAAGCCTCTTCTATCACATCTGGTGCAGATCAACTCAAGTACAGAAATCCAAAATACTTGTCCATGTTAAATCACCTTCGATTTTACCTTCCCGAGGTTTACCCGAAGCTGGATAAGATATTGTTTCTGGATGATGATATTGTGGTTCAGAAGGATCTAACACCACTTTGGTCTGTTGATCTGCAAGGGAGGGTAAATGGCGCTGTGGAGACTTGCAAGGAGAGCTTTCACAGATTCGACAAATACCTGAACTTCTCTAATCCAAAGATATCTGAGAATTTCGATCCAAACGCTTGTGGTTGGGCTTTTGGTATGAATGTTTTCGATTTGAAGGATTGGAGGAAGCGCAACATTACGGGAATATATCATCACTGGCAGGAAATG AATGAGGAGAGAACTCTTTGGAAACTTGGAACGCTGCCGCCGGGGCTGATCACCTTTTATAACTTAACCTATCCCCTTGAGAGGAGCTGGCATGTGTTGGGGCTGGGGTATGATCCTGCCCTCAACCAAACGGCAATCGAGAATGCCGCCGTGGTGCATTACAACGGAAACTACAAGCCATGGTTGGATCTTGCCATTGCCAAGTACAAGTCTTACTGGTCTGCATATGTAATGTTTGATAATCCTTATCTTCGCCTTTGCAATGTAGACGAGCGGTGA
- the LOC113707612 gene encoding probable serine/threonine-protein kinase PIX13: protein MGICWSSSPPTDNHSLTTSANMSSAGLSQLTTTNTSSSGNSSNVSGNSRFSVATGSEEAYPYGQILPHPNLRIFSFSELKAATRNFRGDTVLGEGGFGKVYKGWLDEKSTSKNSGSTVIAVKKLNSESMQGFEEWQSEVNFLGRLSHPNLVKLLGYCWEEKELLLVYEFMQKGSLENHLFGRGSAVQSLPWDIRLKISIGAARGLAFLHASDRQVIYRDFKASNILLDGSYNSKISDFGLAKMGPTASQSHVTTRVMGTYGYAAPEYVATGHLYVKSDVYGFGVVLVEMLTGLRALDTNRPTGQRNLTDWIKPHLSDRRKLKNTMDTRLEGKYPSKAAVQIAQLALTCLAPEPKTRPSMKEVLDTLERIESADEKPKERRVKPTRQTAHRHGQQHLHHRSALHPRNGGHPSYPLPQRA, encoded by the exons ATGGGGATTTGCTGGAGTTCTTCTCCCCCTACAGATAACCACAGCTTGACCACTTCCGCCAATATGAGTTCCG CGGGGCTATCACAGTTAACCACAACCAACACGTCATCTTCAGGCAACAGCAGCAACGTCTCGGGGAACAGCAGATTCTCCGTTGCTACTGGGTCTGAGGAGGCTTATCCATATGGCCAAATCTTGCCTCATCCCAATCTAAGGATTTTCTCTTTTTCGGAGCTCAAGGCCGCAACCCGGAATTTCAGAGGTGACACGGTGCTGGGAGAGGGTGGATTTGGGAAAGTTTACAAAGGTTGGCTTGACGAGAAATCCACGTCCAAGAACAGTGGTAGTACAGTAATTGCTGTTAAGAAGTTGAACTCTGAAAGTATGCAAGGATTTGAAGAGTGGCAG TCTGAGGTAAACTTCCTCGGAAGGCTTTCTCATCCAAACCTTGTTAAACTCCTTGGATATTGCTGGGAGGAGAAAGAGCTACTCCTTGTGTATGAATTTATGCAGAAGGGCAGCTTGGAAAACCACCTCTTTGGAA GGGGCTCTGCTGTTCAGTCACTTCCGTGGGACATAAGACTTAAGATCTCAATCGGAGCGGCTCGTGGTCTGGCATTCTTGCATGCATCAGACAGACAAGTTATCTACCGAGATTTCAAGGCCTCGAATATATTGCTTGATGGT TCATACAATTCCAAAATATCAGATTTTGGCTTGGCAAAGATGGGTCCTACAGCAAGTCAATCACATGTGACGACTCGTGTTATGGGTACATATGGCTATGCTGCTCCTGAGTACGTTGCAACAG GGCATTTGTACGTGAAGAGCGATGTGTATGGTTTTGGTGTTGTATTGGTCGAAATGTTGACAGGTTTACGGGCACTAGACACCAATCGTCCAACTGGGCAACGTAATTTGACTGATTGGATCAAGCCTCATTTGTCAGACAGAAGGAAGTTAAAGAACACGATGGATACGAGGTTAGAGGGCAAATATCCTTCAAAAGCAGCTGTACAAATAGCTCAACTTGCTCTAACATGTCTTGCGCCTGAACCTAAAACTAGACCATCAATGAAAGAAGTTCTGGATACGCTAGAACGCATTGAATCTGCAGATGAGAAACCAAAAGAACGTAGGGTGAAGCCCACGCGCCAAACAGCTCATCGACATGGTCAGCAACATTTGCACCATCGTTCTGCACTTCATCCGAGGAACGGAGGACATCCATCCTATCCACTCCCACAACGTGCATAA